Proteins from a genomic interval of Microbacterium esteraromaticum:
- a CDS encoding phage portal protein, translated as MPLPTGNVTWPPAEFKDYFDMLAVFDGWYVGDIAGLTEKYQSQPITHAAQYNGGLVGFGARAWLGKPPRQGESRARLHIPLAPDIATLSADYLFSEAPRVVLPGERSENGNTPRDRMQDRAEKVINTPAFHSLLLEAGEVASALGGTYLRLVWDTENLKAVRAEAVHADAAIPTFRYGQLHEVTFWSEIAEDDGKVWRHLEHHSHGLIEHGLFEGTKGKLGRRVPVTERPETKWLAPLLANESSALATGVEGLTAAYVPNMRPNKLFRKKPHLAPLGISDFTDIVQLFDAVDEVWSSWMRDIRIAKARIVVAKQYLEAGASFGSGASFDYDREVYEGMATLTGPGGQEFGFHAHQFEIRVEQHAATVKDLRDQAMRSAGWTPGSIGGSEAGLRTATEIKSDDRLSERTRDKKINYWKTLAPFFLTWLQLDAELYGGEKPKDEPEFRFPAEAQADQEAMSRTNQMLFASQSASIETRVRLQHPEWDGPTVNTEVDKIKAEFGVGASADPTKVGAVHDATDPSSEDVARMRDRMAREAAGETPEEP; from the coding sequence TCAAGGACTACTTCGACATGCTCGCCGTGTTCGATGGCTGGTATGTCGGTGACATCGCGGGACTGACCGAGAAGTACCAGTCGCAGCCGATCACCCACGCCGCCCAGTACAACGGCGGTCTCGTCGGGTTCGGTGCCCGCGCTTGGCTCGGCAAGCCCCCGAGGCAGGGCGAGAGCCGCGCGCGACTGCACATCCCGCTCGCGCCGGACATCGCGACGCTCTCGGCCGACTACCTGTTCTCCGAGGCTCCCCGTGTGGTCCTTCCCGGTGAGCGCTCTGAGAACGGCAACACTCCCCGCGACCGGATGCAGGATCGCGCGGAGAAGGTCATCAACACTCCCGCGTTCCACTCGCTACTGCTTGAGGCCGGTGAGGTGGCATCCGCGCTCGGCGGCACGTACCTGCGACTCGTCTGGGACACCGAGAACCTCAAGGCTGTGCGCGCCGAAGCCGTGCACGCGGACGCCGCAATCCCGACGTTCCGGTACGGGCAGCTCCACGAGGTCACGTTCTGGTCGGAGATCGCCGAGGACGACGGGAAGGTGTGGCGCCACCTGGAGCACCACTCCCATGGACTCATCGAGCATGGCCTGTTCGAGGGCACGAAGGGGAAGCTCGGACGCCGTGTCCCGGTCACTGAGCGCCCCGAAACCAAATGGCTGGCACCGCTGCTCGCGAACGAGTCATCTGCGCTCGCGACCGGCGTGGAAGGGCTGACGGCCGCGTACGTACCGAACATGCGCCCGAACAAGCTGTTCCGCAAGAAACCGCACCTCGCACCCCTCGGCATCTCCGACTTCACCGACATCGTGCAGCTGTTCGATGCGGTCGATGAGGTGTGGTCGTCGTGGATGCGAGATATCCGCATCGCGAAGGCCCGCATCGTCGTCGCGAAGCAGTACCTCGAAGCCGGTGCATCGTTCGGCTCGGGCGCGAGCTTCGACTACGACCGCGAAGTGTACGAGGGCATGGCCACGCTCACTGGCCCCGGCGGCCAGGAGTTCGGCTTCCATGCCCACCAGTTCGAGATCCGTGTCGAGCAGCATGCCGCCACGGTCAAGGACCTCCGCGACCAGGCAATGCGCTCTGCCGGCTGGACCCCGGGCAGCATCGGTGGCTCTGAGGCCGGGCTACGCACGGCGACCGAGATCAAGTCCGATGATCGGCTCTCTGAACGCACCCGTGACAAGAAGATCAACTACTGGAAGACGCTCGCACCGTTCTTCTTGACCTGGCTGCAGTTGGACGCAGAGCTCTATGGCGGCGAGAAGCCGAAGGATGAGCCGGAGTTCCGGTTCCCCGCGGAAGCGCAAGCCGATCAGGAAGCGATGTCCCGCACGAACCAGATGCTGTTCGCGTCACAGTCCGCGTCGATCGAAACACGTGTGCGGTTGCAGCATCCCGAGTGGGACGGCCCGACCGTGAATACCGAGGTCGACAAGATCAAGGCCGAGTTCGGTGTCGGAGCCTCTGCGGACCCGACGAAAGTCGGCGCCGTGCACGACGCGACCGACCCGTCATCGGAGGATGTCGCCCGGATGCGTGACCGGATGGCGCGCGAGGCCGCCGGCGAGACACCGGAGGAGCCGTGA
- a CDS encoding phage minor capsid protein — MAGFSPEHDDYQSLVYRIAAQVAGTFADAETRLLAAIARRLIRDLPEYPDLAERLRIVRELEGVAAALTEGITREYAEGIVARAAREGAASVVQLPAVPPLVGVSTQSALAAALVAYDLGNAFADMRARILRYPRDAMGQFVVGGDVYQQVIANHVGQVPLGMPSDLARKAALHEFLERGVTGFTDIAGRNWRIGTYTEMATRTAVSRAYDDAKMYRAGQVGIDLFSVLGGNAACEPCASWFGKIIARTGPTGPRLVPHAFEDRMITVNVAGTFEDWRASGAKHPNCACMPVEYLPGFQIPVSASGYDPAAHAARTRLRELEVSERDAKRKLEIATAAGDTAKANRQQRRILAIQKATREHVAATGQRRRYNRAQVRFADGHPPDAGAGPAERILRPVSAGTRVAPHVPTGLPLQDHEVATANRLADVGLRVRFREIDNRPGVKNIDVTIDSQLWELKSPRGAGASTISNQLHRAKEQGASRVVLDTARTPLDDSAVLDEMRRRFEHNIWWKSMIHIARDGTVTRIQRN, encoded by the coding sequence ATGGCCGGGTTCTCCCCCGAGCATGACGACTACCAGTCGCTCGTGTATCGGATCGCCGCTCAGGTGGCGGGCACGTTCGCTGATGCCGAGACACGGCTTCTCGCAGCGATCGCCCGCCGCCTGATCCGCGACCTCCCCGAGTACCCGGACCTCGCCGAGCGACTCCGCATCGTGCGAGAGCTCGAAGGCGTCGCCGCGGCACTTACGGAGGGCATCACCCGCGAGTACGCCGAGGGGATCGTCGCCCGCGCGGCCAGGGAGGGCGCGGCTTCCGTCGTCCAACTCCCGGCGGTTCCGCCGCTGGTTGGCGTGTCCACCCAGAGTGCACTCGCCGCTGCGCTCGTCGCGTACGACCTCGGCAACGCCTTCGCCGACATGCGCGCCAGGATCCTCCGCTACCCCCGCGACGCGATGGGCCAGTTCGTCGTCGGCGGCGACGTGTACCAGCAGGTCATCGCGAACCATGTCGGCCAGGTGCCCTTGGGAATGCCCTCTGACCTGGCACGCAAGGCCGCACTGCACGAGTTCCTTGAGCGCGGCGTCACCGGCTTCACCGACATCGCGGGACGCAACTGGCGCATCGGCACGTACACGGAGATGGCTACTCGCACGGCCGTGTCCCGCGCGTACGACGACGCGAAGATGTACCGGGCAGGGCAGGTTGGAATCGACCTGTTCAGCGTGCTCGGTGGGAACGCCGCGTGCGAGCCCTGCGCGTCATGGTTCGGGAAGATCATCGCCCGCACCGGCCCGACCGGCCCTCGGCTCGTCCCGCACGCGTTCGAGGATCGCATGATCACCGTCAACGTCGCCGGCACGTTCGAGGACTGGCGGGCGTCCGGCGCCAAGCACCCGAACTGTGCGTGCATGCCCGTGGAGTACCTTCCCGGCTTCCAGATCCCCGTCTCGGCATCCGGCTATGATCCTGCAGCTCACGCCGCCCGCACCCGGCTACGAGAGCTGGAGGTGAGCGAACGCGACGCGAAACGGAAGCTGGAGATCGCGACGGCCGCCGGCGACACCGCGAAGGCAAACCGGCAGCAACGTCGAATCCTCGCGATCCAGAAGGCGACACGCGAGCACGTCGCCGCGACCGGTCAGCGCCGCCGCTACAACCGCGCGCAGGTCCGCTTCGCCGACGGCCACCCGCCGGACGCCGGCGCGGGCCCCGCTGAGCGGATACTCCGCCCGGTGTCAGCGGGCACCCGAGTAGCACCCCACGTGCCCACCGGACTCCCGCTGCAGGACCACGAGGTCGCGACCGCGAATCGCCTCGCCGATGTCGGGCTGCGTGTCCGCTTCCGCGAGATCGACAACCGGCCCGGGGTGAAGAACATCGACGTGACCATCGACAGCCAACTGTGGGAGCTCAAGAGCCCCCGCGGCGCGGGGGCGAGCACCATCTCCAACCAGCTGCACCGTGCGAAGGAACAGGGTGCGTCCCGCGTAGTCCTGGACACCGCGCGAACGCCGCTCGACGACTCCGCAGTGCTCGATGAGATGCGCCGGCGGTTCGAGCACAACATCTGGTGGAAGTCGATGATCCACATCGCCCGCGACGGGACCGTCACCCGCATCCAGCGCAACTGA
- a CDS encoding P22 phage major capsid protein family protein, producing the protein MANTFVTPDVIARQALVSLREQLVMQQLVYTDITSDFASARVGDTVNVRKPAVFESKKFNRANGIEIQDATESKVPVKLDQFDTVDFEVTSEDFMLEIDDLDERLITPAAFAIATGVDQQILTLRNDITQEVGTVVANDPFRARAYSDPRVLIGAGGVLNAAKVPTTERRAVIGVGTHASWLDSDDLQHAEKSGTTEALREAYIGRRLSGFDPYWTQNIAGPAGVPATGEPTTEVGLAFHRTAFAFASAPMAVPPGANGAVETRDGLAIRVTWDYSMDRKATVFSLDILYGVKTLDADRAVLIKGADAA; encoded by the coding sequence ATGGCTAACACTTTCGTCACCCCGGATGTGATCGCCCGTCAGGCGCTCGTGTCCCTCCGTGAGCAGCTGGTCATGCAGCAGCTCGTCTACACCGACATCACGTCGGACTTCGCCTCGGCACGTGTCGGCGACACCGTCAACGTCCGCAAGCCTGCCGTGTTCGAGTCGAAGAAGTTCAACCGCGCGAACGGCATCGAGATCCAGGACGCGACCGAGTCGAAGGTGCCGGTCAAGCTCGACCAGTTCGACACCGTCGACTTCGAGGTCACCTCCGAGGACTTCATGCTGGAGATCGACGACCTCGACGAGCGTCTGATCACCCCCGCGGCGTTCGCGATCGCGACCGGTGTGGACCAGCAGATCCTCACCCTCCGCAACGACATCACCCAGGAAGTCGGCACCGTCGTCGCAAACGACCCGTTCCGTGCCCGCGCCTACTCCGACCCGCGTGTGCTCATCGGCGCCGGCGGCGTGCTCAACGCCGCGAAGGTCCCGACCACGGAGCGCCGCGCAGTGATCGGTGTTGGCACGCACGCATCGTGGCTCGACAGCGACGACCTGCAGCACGCAGAGAAGTCGGGCACCACCGAGGCGCTGCGCGAGGCGTACATCGGCCGCCGCCTGTCGGGCTTCGACCCGTACTGGACGCAGAACATCGCCGGCCCCGCCGGTGTCCCTGCGACCGGTGAGCCGACCACCGAGGTCGGTCTCGCGTTCCACCGCACCGCGTTCGCGTTCGCGTCCGCGCCGATGGCCGTCCCCCCGGGCGCCAACGGCGCCGTCGAGACCCGCGACGGCCTGGCCATCCGTGTCACCTGGGACTACTCGATGGACCGCAAGGCCACCGTGTTCTCCCTCGACATCCTGTACGGCGTCAAGACGCTCGACGCGGATCGCGCTGTCCTGATCAAGGGCGCCGACGCGGCGTGA